A single Verrucomicrobiia bacterium DNA region contains:
- a CDS encoding ABC-F family ATP-binding cassette domain-containing protein, with the protein MLTLSGITKAYGGRTLFSDVTLQLNREDRIGLVGPNGAGKSTLFDIILGRTDPDAGEVITERGVSIGFLPQESAPVGAETVLEIATAISPEFVKLRQIIQAWEHDHPVAASEVRMQPDDVHDRYQELNGYQVEAKAKQILAGLSFREQDFNRPAREMSGGWVMRAHLARLLTQAPDLLMLDEPTNHLDLEALLWFQAYLQGYPGAILVISHDREFLNALVGHIVEIRMSKLLRYRGNYDSYLEQRAAKEEQLLAAYRNQQREIAALQEFADRFRAKASKASQAQSKLKQIERMEKIEAPVETEKKVSFRFPQPPRSGQRVIRLKNIHFAYPVAATVAVTPSSPPVVVTPPPPSINNKSSDETSPSSSSQSGDGASPLLWVYRGIDFEAERGQRIVLVGPNGAGKSTLLKLLAANVTPSQGERELGYHVQAGYYSQYRVEMLDPSRSVLDEALATPSRVTEQFVRTLLGSFLFRDDDVFKKVSVLSGGEKSRLALVKLLLDPPNLLLMDEPTTHLDMNSIDALLLALGQFEGTLIFISHDVYFIRALANKVVHVNQGTLTHYAGDYQYYLDKTKAESARAALTAGAKSNHSEPEARAKGTVDRKEQRRREAEARQARSRHLKGQRKIVADLEKRIQALEERQTEISAELEKPETYQNGGQAMQLNREFSHNADELVEITPQWEAAATKLTEMEAEG; encoded by the coding sequence ATGCTGACCTTGTCCGGCATCACCAAAGCCTACGGCGGACGAACTTTGTTCTCCGACGTGACGCTCCAATTGAATCGCGAAGACCGCATCGGCCTCGTCGGACCGAATGGCGCGGGCAAGTCCACGTTGTTCGACATTATTCTGGGTCGAACCGATCCGGATGCCGGCGAGGTCATCACTGAACGCGGCGTGAGCATCGGTTTTCTCCCCCAGGAAAGCGCGCCGGTCGGTGCGGAAACTGTGCTGGAGATTGCCACCGCCATTTCTCCCGAGTTTGTCAAACTGCGTCAGATCATTCAGGCATGGGAACACGATCACCCGGTGGCCGCGTCGGAAGTCCGGATGCAACCCGACGATGTTCACGATCGCTATCAAGAACTGAACGGTTATCAGGTCGAGGCCAAGGCCAAACAAATCCTCGCCGGCCTGAGTTTTCGGGAGCAGGATTTCAACCGCCCCGCGCGGGAGATGAGCGGCGGCTGGGTCATGCGTGCGCACCTGGCGCGATTGCTCACGCAAGCGCCGGATTTGCTGATGTTGGATGAACCAACGAACCATCTCGACCTCGAAGCGTTGCTGTGGTTTCAAGCGTATTTGCAGGGTTATCCCGGCGCGATCCTTGTCATCTCGCATGACCGCGAATTTCTCAACGCACTCGTCGGCCACATCGTCGAGATTCGGATGAGCAAACTGCTGCGCTATCGCGGCAACTACGATTCCTACCTTGAACAACGCGCCGCGAAGGAAGAGCAGTTATTGGCCGCGTATAGAAATCAACAGCGCGAAATCGCCGCGTTGCAGGAGTTTGCGGATCGCTTTCGTGCCAAAGCCTCCAAAGCTTCGCAAGCGCAGAGCAAGCTCAAGCAAATTGAGCGCATGGAAAAAATTGAAGCGCCAGTCGAAACGGAAAAAAAGGTGAGTTTCCGTTTTCCGCAGCCGCCGCGCAGCGGGCAGCGCGTCATCCGGCTCAAGAACATCCACTTTGCTTATCCCGTGGCAGCGACCGTGGCGGTGACGCCCTCGTCGCCACCCGTAGTAGTGACGCCCCCGCCACCTTCCATCAATAACAAATCAAGCGACGAGACGTCGCCTTCTTCCAGCAGCCAATCCGGCGACGGGGCGTCGCCGCTACTGTGGGTTTATCGCGGCATTGATTTCGAGGCCGAGCGCGGGCAGCGCATCGTACTCGTCGGGCCGAACGGCGCGGGCAAATCCACGTTGCTCAAATTGCTCGCCGCCAACGTGACGCCGAGCCAGGGCGAGCGCGAACTTGGTTATCACGTCCAGGCGGGTTACTACTCACAGTATCGCGTGGAGATGCTGGATCCGTCCCGCTCCGTGTTGGATGAAGCGTTGGCCACGCCCAGCCGCGTCACCGAACAGTTTGTCCGCACCCTGCTCGGCAGCTTTTTATTCCGAGACGACGACGTGTTCAAAAAAGTCAGCGTCCTGAGTGGTGGCGAGAAGAGCCGGTTGGCACTGGTCAAGTTGCTGCTCGACCCGCCGAACCTGTTGCTCATGGACGAGCCGACGACGCATCTCGACATGAACAGCATTGACGCATTGCTATTGGCGCTGGGGCAATTCGAGGGCACGCTCATTTTCATCAGCCACGATGTTTATTTCATCCGGGCCTTGGCCAACAAGGTCGTCCATGTGAATCAAGGGACGCTGACGCATTACGCGGGCGATTACCAATATTACCTCGATAAAACCAAGGCCGAATCGGCGCGCGCGGCACTGACGGCGGGCGCAAAGTCGAACCACTCCGAACCGGAGGCTCGTGCCAAGGGAACGGTGGATCGTAAAGAGCAACGCCGCCGCGAAGCCGAAGCGCGACAGGCTCGTTCGCGTCACTTGAAAGGGCAGCGCAAAATCGTGGCCGACCTGGAAAAGCGGATTCAGGCATTGGAAGAACGGCAGACCGAAATTTCGGCGGAATTGGAAAAGCCTGAGACTTATCAAAACGGCGGCCAAGCCATGCAGCTCAATCGCGAATTTAGCCACAACGCCGACGAACTCGTCGAAATCACGCCCCAGTGGGAAGCTGCTGCGACTAAGTTGACGGAGATGGAGGCGGAAGGTTGA
- a CDS encoding DUF1080 domain-containing protein, translated as MKWTWILSLTVVALTSGAVAQEAGFKSLMDGKTFAGWQLATENTNSFRIEDGAFVANGNACHLFYVGDEQPFKNFHLKVEVKTDPVSNGGIYFHTKYQEKGWPRGGFECQVNNTHGDWKKTGSLYDAVNVSQSLARDNQWWTQEIIVEGSKVTVKVDGQIVLEYNEPPGAQPGKDFERKLSQGTFALQAHDPKSVVRYRNIRVKRL; from the coding sequence ATGAAATGGACCTGGATTTTGTCTCTGACCGTGGTGGCTCTGACTTCCGGCGCGGTGGCGCAGGAGGCGGGCTTCAAATCGTTGATGGATGGCAAGACTTTTGCCGGTTGGCAGCTCGCGACGGAGAACACCAATTCGTTCCGGATCGAGGACGGCGCGTTTGTTGCCAATGGCAACGCCTGCCACTTGTTCTACGTGGGCGACGAGCAGCCGTTCAAAAATTTCCATCTCAAGGTGGAGGTCAAAACGGACCCGGTGTCCAACGGCGGCATTTATTTCCACACCAAGTATCAGGAAAAGGGCTGGCCGCGGGGCGGGTTTGAATGTCAGGTCAACAACACGCACGGCGACTGGAAGAAAACGGGCAGCCTCTACGACGCGGTCAACGTCTCGCAATCCCTGGCCCGCGACAACCAATGGTGGACGCAGGAAATCATCGTCGAAGGCAGCAAAGTCACGGTGAAGGTGGATGGCCAGATCGTGCTGGAATATAACGAGCCGCCCGGCGCGCAGCCGGGCAAGGATTTCGAGCGCAAACTGTCGCAGGGCACGTTTGCCTTGCAGGCGCACGATCCCAAGAGCGTGGTGCGCTACCGGAACATCCGCGTCAAACGGCTGTAA
- a CDS encoding PIN domain-containing protein: MTVCLDTNVFLQIFGRKQPYHQILRALLEGRLTLAVSNEILLEYQEVTINLSGSDRWRDLKL, encoded by the coding sequence ATGACGGTCTGTCTCGACACGAACGTCTTTCTGCAAATCTTCGGGCGCAAGCAGCCCTATCATCAGATTCTCCGCGCCCTGCTGGAGGGGCGGCTGACGTTGGCGGTTTCCAACGAAATCCTGCTCGAATATCAGGAGGTCACGATCAATCTTTCCGGTTCGGACCGGTGGCGCGATCTGAAGTTGTGA
- a CDS encoding MFS transporter: MSTAPTTSKRSPWAWVPTLYLIQGLPFVVVNSVSVIVYKSLGVSNADIAFYTAWLYLPWVVKPLWSPVVDILRTRRWWIWTMQLIMGAGFAGVGLTLPLPIYFQASLVLFYLVAFASATHDIAADGYYMLATTEKEQAFYVGIRSTFFRVANIFGQGLLVILAGYLQGSTGLPSPSVTVKVQPELTTAGDFTARLPVWQAPTNVPLRVVVQAEQLELSPQSQAQTEVAALLEAARQMNATNLFTRVRQQTSSAKSAAAPGWWSRSVAQPLTDFLHRCFGPEAKPKSERVGNVGVLAISLTQPPGREMVVTPTFKSGDKSISLVEGSRLVFDDTNWDRPAYAVVQLDPKLTKATTAVFEVRAGNIVFSWTITFFALTVFMVLFGFWHKFILPRPAKDQPGNTQNILVFIREFFQTFGSFFAKERIGILLAFLLLFRFGEAQLMKMVVPFLLDVREVGGLGLTTGQVGWVYGTMGILGLTAGGLLGGFVASRHGLKAWLWAMVFIMHVPDAVFIYLAYAQPDHLSVITGCVALEQFGYGFGFTAYMLYMIYIARGRHETAHYAICTGFMALGMMIPGMWSGWLQETIGYQHFFVWVILATIPSFLVVLLIPLDKDFGRKE, from the coding sequence TGCCGACCTTGTATCTGATTCAAGGTTTGCCGTTCGTCGTTGTTAATTCGGTCTCGGTCATTGTTTACAAAAGCCTTGGCGTGTCGAACGCGGACATCGCGTTTTACACCGCGTGGCTGTATCTGCCGTGGGTGGTCAAACCGCTCTGGAGTCCGGTGGTGGATATTTTGCGCACCCGCCGCTGGTGGATCTGGACCATGCAACTGATCATGGGCGCGGGCTTCGCGGGAGTCGGGTTGACGCTGCCGCTGCCGATTTATTTTCAAGCTTCGCTCGTATTGTTTTACCTGGTGGCTTTCGCCTCCGCCACGCATGACATCGCCGCAGACGGATACTACATGCTCGCCACCACGGAGAAGGAGCAGGCGTTTTACGTCGGCATTCGCAGCACCTTTTTTCGCGTTGCCAATATTTTTGGACAAGGGCTGCTGGTCATTCTGGCGGGTTACTTGCAAGGCAGCACCGGATTGCCCAGCCCCTCCGTCACCGTCAAAGTTCAACCGGAACTGACGACCGCCGGCGATTTCACCGCGCGTCTGCCCGTCTGGCAAGCGCCGACGAACGTGCCATTGCGAGTGGTGGTGCAAGCGGAGCAGTTGGAATTAAGCCCGCAATCTCAAGCCCAAACCGAAGTGGCCGCGTTGCTGGAGGCGGCACGCCAAATGAACGCCACCAATCTGTTCACGCGGGTGCGGCAGCAGACTTCGAGTGCGAAGTCCGCCGCCGCGCCAGGATGGTGGAGCCGTTCGGTGGCGCAACCGTTGACGGATTTTTTACACCGGTGCTTCGGGCCGGAAGCGAAGCCAAAATCTGAGCGCGTCGGTAATGTCGGAGTGCTGGCCATCAGCCTCACGCAGCCGCCGGGAAGGGAGATGGTTGTCACGCCCACCTTCAAATCGGGCGACAAGAGCATTTCCCTCGTGGAAGGCTCACGCCTGGTTTTTGATGACACGAACTGGGATCGGCCCGCCTATGCCGTGGTGCAATTGGACCCCAAACTCACCAAGGCGACTACGGCAGTTTTCGAGGTTCGCGCGGGCAACATCGTCTTTTCGTGGACCATTACGTTTTTTGCGCTGACGGTTTTCATGGTGCTATTCGGATTCTGGCACAAATTCATCCTGCCGCGTCCGGCCAAAGATCAACCGGGCAACACGCAAAACATCCTCGTCTTCATCAGGGAATTCTTTCAAACGTTCGGCAGCTTTTTCGCCAAGGAACGCATCGGGATATTGCTGGCGTTTCTGTTGCTGTTTCGTTTCGGGGAAGCGCAACTGATGAAAATGGTCGTGCCTTTCCTGCTGGACGTGCGCGAAGTGGGCGGCCTGGGATTAACCACCGGTCAGGTGGGGTGGGTCTATGGAACGATGGGGATTCTGGGGCTGACGGCCGGCGGCTTGCTCGGTGGTTTTGTGGCGTCGCGCCACGGTTTGAAAGCGTGGCTCTGGGCGATGGTTTTCATCATGCACGTGCCCGACGCGGTGTTTATTTATTTGGCCTACGCGCAACCCGATCACCTTTCGGTCATTACCGGCTGCGTCGCATTGGAGCAGTTTGGTTACGGATTCGGTTTTACCGCTTACATGCTCTACATGATTTACATTGCCCGCGGGCGACATGAGACGGCGCATTATGCCATCTGCACCGGATTCATGGCGCTGGGCATGATGATTCCCGGTATGTGGAGCGGTTGGTTACAGGAGACCATTGGTTACCAACACTTCTTCGTCTGGGTCATCCTGGCAACGATTCCCAGCTTTCTGGTGGTGTTGCTCATTCCTTTGGACAAAGACTTCGGCCGCAAGGAATGA